In Solanum stenotomum isolate F172 chromosome 6, ASM1918654v1, whole genome shotgun sequence, one DNA window encodes the following:
- the LOC125867888 gene encoding nitrile-specifier protein 5, which produces MAAVATQGKWIKLEEKGAGPGARSSHAITIVGHKVYSFGGEFTPRVPVDNKLYVFDLNSQEWSVADAAGDVPPPRVGVTMATVGETIYVFGGRDAEHKELNELYSFDTATNKWTLLSCGNDGPPHRSYHSMTSDERRIYVFGGCGNDGRLSDLWGYDVVDKKWIKYPVPGENCKPRGGPGLTVVLGKIWVVYGFSGDELDDVHYFDTIEEKWMQVETNGEKPTARSVFSTVGIGKYIFIYGGEIDPSDLGHLGAGKFSGDVYALDTDTLVWKRWMDSGDHPGPRGWCAFASGRRDGQEGLLVYGGNTPSNDRLGDIFFFTPLVEI; this is translated from the exons aTGGCTGCAGTAGCAACACAAGGCAAATGGATCAAG CTGGAGGAAAAAGGCGCCGGACCTGGGGCAAGAAGCTCACATGCCATCACTATTGTGGGGCATAAGGTCTATTCCTTCGGGGGTGAGTTCACACCTCGTGTCCCTGTTGACAACAAATTGTACGTGTTTGATCTCAATAGCCAAGAATGGTCCGTGGCTGATGCTGCTGGGGATGTCCCTCCACCTCGTGTAGGTGTCACTATGGCCACTGTAGGGGAGACTATCTATGTCTTTGGTGGCAGAGATGCTGAACATAAGGAGCTTAACGAGCTTTATTCTTTTGACACAGCTACAAACAAATGGACCTTATTGTCTTGTGGTAATGATGGCCCTCCTCACCGGAGCTACCACTCGATGACTTCTGATGAAAGGAGGATCTATGTATTTGGTGGTTGCGGAAATGATGGAAGGCTAAGTGATCTTTGGGGTTATGACGTTGTTGATAAGAAATGGATCAAATATCCTGTACCAGGGGAAAATTGTAAACCAAGAGGTGGACCTGGTTTGACAGTGGTCCTAGGCAAAATATGGGTTGTCTACGGATTTTCTGGTGATGAGCTTGATGATGTGCATTACTTTGATACAATTGAAGAAAAGTGGATGCAAGTTGAGACAAATGGTGAAAAACCTACTGCTAGGAGTGTATTTTCAACAGTTGGGATTGGGAAATACATTTTTATCTATGGTGGTGAAATAGACCCTAGTGACTTAGGTCACTTAGGTGCTGGGAAATTTTCGGGTGATGTCTATGCACTCGACACAGACACACTAGTTTGGAAACGGTGGATGGATTCCGGTGACCATCCAGGGCCACGAGGGTGGTGCGCCTTTGCTAGTGGACGGCGAGATGGCCAAGAGGGGCTGCTGGTTTATGGTGGCAATACACCAAGCAATGATAGGCTTGGTgacattttctttttcactCCTCTGGTGGAGATTTGA